A segment of the Colletotrichum destructivum chromosome 3, complete sequence genome:
ACACGCCTCGGGAAAGCTAGGAGTGTGCCTGCGTTTCGAAACAGCCTTGTCTGCATGCACCCCGTACAGGGCACAGGCTCGGGGCTGGAGTCCCCCAGTACGTGCGACGGCCACGCCTGCTGCACCACGTTATACGGTTCGTCTTGCCGACTCAAGAACACCCAAGGCTTCCATACCAACCCTCTTAGTCGCATGGCggatgccgatgacggtgccgcccCTCTCGGACAGCACTACCGGTGTGGGTTGTTGACCACCTGCCGTCTCGTGACTGCCCTCCCACTGCTCGGGCTCTCGACAAGATGGCTACTGTGCTCCCATCGCTTTTTCAGACTTTGCTCCGCTGAGACCACCAGGCACTTCGAGACGGCCGGCCCGACTTGAGGAGGGCCATATCCGTCAGGAAAGGGTCCGCCGGCTACCAATTCATCGGATCTAAGCCAACTGTACTCGTGTGGCAAGTAGATTGGCGCACGCCTCGCTTCAAGGACTACTGGCGACTAGCCAGCCGCAGACAGCCTGGAACCCAATTAACTCGCTTTTCTACAGCAGTCCTTCCTGTACGGCAAACTAAAGATGCAAGTAAAGGTAGAagagcagagagagagaggggaaaagagcgagagagggaagTAACATCAAAGTGACATGCCGTGTTGCATTGCGCTAGAGCAGACACTCTAGCTAAGCCAAGCCATTCCCCTCCACGTGGGTGGGCTGTGATGTTGGCAGTCAGCCCTCAGGACGACCCTTGTGTGGAACGAAGGATCTGCTACTTCAACCGGACAATGATGGTTCGCTGAACCTCCGGGTTGCGGGGGAGGGGTGCCTTTGCGTCCCGTCCCTGGGCCTCTTTGTCTCCGCGCTGAGACACGGTCCAGCTCGCGCCTCGTCCCAACATCCCAGAACCTGCCAACCCCGAGATCGCATTCGCGTGGTGGGAGGGCAGAGGGGTCCATCCGCATCGGTGAAGGGCGGTTGTTTCTCGTGTAATATGGCTCCGCGAGGCATTGACGACTAGACCCGATTGTCATTTCGTATTGTTGCGGTTGTGCTGTTGTCGTTCTTGAACCCTGCAAGGTCCATGTCCCATCAGACACGAAAGAGAGGGACGATGCTTCCGAGGCCGAGTTAGGGTGTGTGGGTACTATAGAGGGACGTAGGTAGGTCAGGTGTGCGAGGAATCATTATTCATTGACTACGCTGCGCTTCTGAGAGCAGCATTCCAACTCTCGGGTATAATCTAGCGCTTCCTCAATCCGGCCAATGCAGATAGATGTGTCTCCCACGGCTCAATGCCAACCGTCGGCAACCAGTCATCCCTCCTTCAGCCCCTGCAATGCCATGATCGCGTCTGTCTCCTTGTTCAACTGCGAGCTCATCAGTGGCATGAACCCAAGACTCCGAGGCTGGGTCCAGCCAGACGCCTTAACCAGTTCATGAACGACAGAATCCGACCGGAAGAATGGATCACCCACCCTCGGGCCAAGCCTAGCCCGCGAGTTGGGCGACATGACCGAAAGTGGACCTgtcggaggagaagggacAGGCTCCAAAGGCTGGAGCTTCAACGGCGTCGAGACAGATGCCCCGGTCGTTCTTAAAGGGGCTAACGTCAACGACTCCATGGATGCTCGCTGCATGTCGGGGAGAGTCTTGGGCGGCGTGGCGCGCGAGACGAGGACCGCCTTGCTCTTGGCGGACGGCCTCTTTACTTTCTGTGGCGTCGTACATAGCAAAGAtttgacggcgagggcgggccGCGGCATACCCGGCACAAacacctcctcgccgtcaatCTTTTTCCGTTTCCGCGTCCGGGGATTGACCTTGACGGCCGCTAGGATGGAGCTCTCAGCGGTTCCCGACATAGTAACGTCCTCCGCAACGACTCTCGTGTCCCGTCTCGCTTCTAACTGCGGGACCTCGTGCTCCACCGTAGACGTAGTGGGCCCCAAGTGTAAAGTTGTGACAGAGTGGTGCTGAGGGCTGGACTCGGACGTCTGTGAGAGAACAGCTTGCGCAGACTTCTTTTTTCGTCGGGGCTTCGGCTTCTCGGTTCGGAGGCTCACAGGAGAGGACAATGGCGGCACCGGCTTGTTGTCAGTGATTCGGCGAAGCTCAGCCATGACCTTGAACACGAGGTACACGGCGTTGGTCGTGTCATCACGAACGGCCATGGGCCGACGGGGTGTAGTTTTGGGGACAGCGGTCTTCGGGGCCTTTGGGCCCTTTTCCCTTTGCTTCGCTGGCTTACCGTGTCCAGGGTTAACaatcttggcggcggcaaccttCGGGGTCTCTTCATTCCCCACCACTGGTTTCTCGTATCCAAGATCAATAACCTTGGGTGGCTCGACTACCTCCTCTGGGCTGGGTATCGCCTGGGGAAGCGGGGTACGAATTGGCGCTTCGGGCGTCGCGTTGATAGGGGACTTCTCGGGCTTCACAGTCGGAGGTTCCGGCTTCGCGGCTGTAGGTTCAGACTTTTCAGCTGGAGGTTTAGATTTCTCGGCTGGAGGTCCAGGCTTCTCAGCTGGAAGTTCAGGCTTCTCGGCTGGAAGTTCAGACCTCACAGCCGCTTCCGGTTGCGGTAGTTTAGGAGCATGCTCGCCCGACTTTGATGACTCCGACTTAGGCTTCGATCCTTGTTCGGCGGTGTTCTGCCGCTTCTTTGGTTTGTCGCtgctttccttcttcttcttggacaATTTTGTGCCTGGCGGTAGCCAAAGCAGAGGTATCCTCTCCTTCAGGTTGGATACCCAGGCGTCACAGTCCCACTGGACCCAGTAGTCGATGATATCTCCCCATGAACTCTCCGGAGGCTTTGTGTAGTTCACAAACACCACTTTACCGCCTCTGCTGTGAATGGTCTTGGCGAACTCCCTGACAAGAACCTTGAGACCGTGAACCTTCAGGGAGGTGCCGAGAATGAGAAGTAGATCAGGCGAAAGCCCGAGATCATGGGTGATGATGGGGGAGATGAGATGGGCGTTTGGGTGCTCTTCGCCGTAGAGTACAATATCCGGTCTCAGCTTGCCGACACCCAGCGCTCTCTTGCCCCTCTCCTGTCGTGCAGCGGTCGCTCCAGCGCAGTATGGGCACTCGGGCTGTCGTCCAGAGAGAGTTTCGTGTGCTCTCCCTCCTTCATCCCAAGCACAAATCTTCCCGCACAGAAAACACCGCAGAGACTCCAGAGATCCGTGTAGGAAGACGCACTCCACGCCGTTGGACTTCCGATCAGATCGGTGTTGACTTTGAGACTCGGCGAAGGGGGTGGCGTCGGTCGATTCAGCGCCCTCGGCACTACCAGTCCCTTCAGTTTCGACATTGCCTCTCTTATCTTCCGGCTCTGGTCCTGCTGTGGCCAGCTCGCTGCCGGCTGAGGTGTTTGCCAATGCCGAGATAGCCAGTACCGCTCCAACGGACTTCCTTGAAAAGCGACCCCTGTGTCCCGGTCCTTCTTGAAGTGACGTCGATAACCCAACCTTCTCCTCAATCTGGTCAATGTTCTGCGTATAGCACCGAACCAACTTTCCACGATTGCGGAGGTGACCGATGAAATGGTGCGATTCGGTCGGCTCAACACACTTCACTTTCTGCCGAAGAGTTGTGGCGAATGTGTAGAAAACCGATGTCCGCAGTGGATCTGCCCAGATTGAAGCATCAAATAGATCCCTGCCTTTGATGTTGGGCAGAGTTGACTTGCTGGGTTGAGAGGACGGAGGTGTTTCGTCAGTTTCCGAAGAGGCGAGGCTACTAGCCACACTTGAGGTCTGTCTGgttgatgaagacgatgttGGTTCCTCGAAAGGGTCAAATAGGACGGGGGGAGGCGAAGACAATGGGGATGAGCTGAAAGCTGGCACTGGTTGCTGGCGATTCGACTGTGCAAAGGAGCTGATCTTGAGGGTTGGTGTTGTTTGGAGGAACAAGCTGGGAGGCGACGACAAGGGTGACGAGCTGGAGTAGAACCTTGTGGTTTTTGGTGTGGTGTAGGCCGAGGTCTGAAGGGTCGAGACTGGGACAGGGGCTGCTGGGTTGAGGGCCCGATCAACTTCGTCCAGCTGGAGTGAAAGTTTTGAACAAGCTTGTCCTGGCGCAAAGGGTACCGAGCTTGGAGGCTCTTCCTTGGGTTCAGGTTCTTGTCCGTTGACCAAGGGATGTGTTAGCAAAGACCTCTTCCGCAACACAGCAGAGCGTGCCTGATAAGCGTTGGCTCTTGGTTTTGCCCCTGGGCTTGCAGAACGCCCGCGTGTGCGCAGAACGCGGCGGGCTGGGCTTTCATCTTTTTGCAGTGAGTTGGGTTGAGTCCCAGTTGGACTTGAATGCGCAGCCGTATAAGAGCGCCTTTGAGGGCTCTCATCCGGGGGTAAGGATGCGGCTCTCCTGGACAACCGAGTTGATCCGGCTATAGCCTCATTGCATCTGGTGCCATGACTCTTCCTAGCCCTGGAGTCCTCACTTGTggtggcgccgtcgtcgactgTCAATTCTCGTGACCTCGCTCTCGTCACTGGGCCCTTTGCCCTGGTTGCGGCCAAGCTGGGCGCTGGCGTGTCTGACCCATTAGAAAGTCGGCTCTTGTCCTCCTCCGAGCTACTGAGCACCTCTTGGTCTTCAGTAGCTTGCGAGTCGTCGCTGAGGCAGATGCCCGAATCCTCGAAAGACAGTCTTCGCCGCTTGGTGGGTGGTTCTCGTTCGTCACGGCTCGCATCGAACGATGTGGCGCATCTCGATTCCAGAGCATCCTCCCGGGTCGCGTTGTCGAATTGGGCTTGGATCAGAGAGTACAGTCCATTTTCGCTTCGGAAGTCCTAGAATGACATTAGTCCCGGCTGGCGGGCAACAACGGCATGACTGCTTACGGGAATACCGGAGTTGGTGctgatgccggcgccggtaatgacgacgaccttgcgGGCTTTGAAAAGCGAGTCGGCGATCCCTTGCAGAAGAGCATCCTCGGCGGGGGTGACCTGGGTGGTGGGCATTCTGAACACGTGCTAGAGTCGGCCCATTGGACTGGTTCGGGGTGGCGTGCTGACTGTCGACGacttccttttccttggaTGCGTTTCGAGACGCGTAGGTGTCTGTGGACAAGATAGTCGGCGCGTGGGGAGCCTCG
Coding sequences within it:
- a CDS encoding Putative Sirtuin family, DHS-like NAD/FAD-binding domain superfamily produces the protein MPTTQVTPAEDALLQGIADSLFKARKVVVITGAGISTNSGIPDFRSENGLYSLIQAQFDNATREDALESRCATSFDASRDEREPPTKRRRLSFEDSGICLSDDSQATEDQEVLSSSEEDKSRLSNGSDTPAPSLAATRAKGPVTRARSRELTVDDGATTSEDSRARKSHGTRCNEAIAGSTRLSRRAASLPPDESPQRRSYTAAHSSPTGTQPNSLQKDESPARRVLRTRGRSASPGAKPRANAYQARSAVLRKRSLLTHPLVNGQEPEPKEEPPSSVPFAPGQACSKLSLQLDEVDRALNPAAPVPVSTLQTSAYTTPKTTRFYSSSSPLSSPPSLFLQTTPTLKISSFAQSNRQQPVPAFSSSPLSSPPPVLFDPFEEPTSSSSTRQTSSVASSLASSETDETPPSSQPSKSTLPNIKGRDLFDASIWADPLRTSVFYTFATTLRQKVKCVEPTESHHFIGHLRNRGKLVRCYTQNIDQIEEKVGLSTSLQEGPGHRGRFSRKSVGAVLAISALANTSAGSELATAGPEPEDKRGNVETEGTGSAEGAESTDATPFAESQSQHRSDRKSNGVECVFLHGSLESLRCFLCGKICAWDEGGRAHETLSGRQPECPYCAGATAARQERGKRALGVGKLRPDIVLYGEEHPNAHLISPIITHDLGLSPDLLLILGTSLKVHGLKVLVREFAKTIHSRGGKVVFVNYTKPPESSWGDIIDYWVQWDCDAWVSNLKERIPLLWLPPGTKLSKKKKESSDKPKKRQNTAEQGSKPKSESSKSGEHAPKLPQPEAAVRSELPAEKPELPAEKPGPPAEKSKPPAEKSEPTAAKPEPPTVKPEKSPINATPEAPIRTPLPQAIPSPEEVVEPPKVIDLGYEKPVVGNEETPKVAAAKIVNPGHGKPAKQREKGPKAPKTAVPKTTPRRPMAVRDDTTNAVYLVFKVMAELRRITDNKPVPPLSSPVSLRTEKPKPRRKKKSAQAVLSQTSESSPQHHSVTTLHLGPTTSTVEHEVPQLEARRDTRVVAEDVTMSGTAESSILAAVKVNPRTRKRKKIDGEEVFVPGMPRPALAVKSLLCTTPQKVKRPSAKSKAVLVSRATPPKTLPDMQRASMESLTLAPLRTTGASVSTPLKLQPLEPVPSPPTGPLSVMSPNSRARLGPRVGDPFFRSDSVVHELVKASGWTQPRSLGFMPLMSSQLNKETDAIMALQGLKEG